In Miscanthus floridulus cultivar M001 chromosome 5, ASM1932011v1, whole genome shotgun sequence, one genomic interval encodes:
- the LOC136452792 gene encoding alliin lyase-like, translating to METGGGRQHATRGPAGLGLPLGLAYSSLLLNAVFLAHHFILSPSLLLRDDDGGGSCGLTWSLQAAREAEAVAAVECSGHGQVFLDGITGEDGRPGCECNSCFGGPDCSLRTPNCTADADSGNPLFLEPYWRRHAAASAVVFSGWHRMSYTTTGRFQSVELERQILRLHRAVGNAVADDKHLVFASGSLQLINALVHALSPDAMAAKPPSRVVAAAPYYPSYRLQTSMFDGREYRWAGTTALWTNASRTNSTDGFIEFVTSPNNPDAMLRKPVLCSSASAIVDHAYYWPHFTHIPAAADEDIMMFTISKPSGHAGSRFGWALIRDDEVAQRALDYLSNSNMGASRDTQLRMLGIVRFMLDNLHGKDDIFGFGHDVMRSRWLRLSAVVSRSRRISLQKIMPQYCTYFNRVREPSPAYAWVKCEREEDEDCYEALLKAKIITRSGVEYEAGSRYTRISLLKSDDDFDVLMERLQDLVDAEKYDDAPNGSSSM from the exons ATGGAGACGGGAGGTGGACGGCAGCATGCAACACGAGGACCTGCCGGCCTCGGCCTCCCGCTGGGCCTCGCCTACTCATCGCTGCTCCTCAACGCCGTCTTCCTCGCGCACCACTTCATCCTCTCGCCGTCGCTGCTGCTCCgtgacgacgacggtggcggcaGCTGCGGGCTCACCTGGTCTCTGCAGGCGGCCAGGGAGGCCGAGGCGGTGGCCGCCGTCGAGTGCTCGGGCCACGGGCAGGTGTTCCTCGATGGCATCACCGGCGAGGACGGGCGGCCCGGGTGCGAGTGCAACAGCTGCTTCGGCGGGCCGGACTGCTCCCTCCGCACGCCCAACTGCACCGCCGACGCCGACAG CGGGAACCCGTTGTTCTTGGAGCCGTACTGGCGGCGTCACGCGGCGGCCAGCGCCGTGGTGTTCTCCGGGTGGCACCGCATGAGCTACACCACCACCGGCCGGTTCCAGTCCGTGGAGCTGGAGCGCCAGATCCTGCGCCTGCACAGGGCCGTGGGCAACGCCGTCGCAGACGACAAGCACCTGGTCTTCGCCAGCGGCTCGCTGCAGCTCATAAACGCGCTGGTGCACGCGCTGTCCCCGGACGCCATGGCCGCCAAGCCGCCGTCCAGAGTGGTCGCGGCCGCGCCGTATTACCCG TCATACAGATTGCAAACCTCCATGTTCGACGGCCGTGAGTACAGGTGGGCCGGAACCACGGCCTTGTGGACCAACGCGTCACGGACGAACTCCACCGACGGCTTCATCGAGTTCGTCACGTCGCCTAACAACCCGGACGCCATGCTCCGCAAGCCCGTCCTCTGCAGCTCGGCGTCGGCGATCGTCGACCACGCGTACTACTGGCCGCACTTCACGCACATCCCTGCGGCCGCCGACGAGGACATCATGATGTTCACCATCTCCAAGCCATCCGGGCATGCTGGCAGCAGATTCGG ATGGGCGCTGATCAGGGATGACGAGGTGGCCCAGAGGGCGTTAGACTACCTGTCGAACAGCAACATGGGCGCGTCCCGGGACACCCAGCTGCGGATGCTGGGGATCGTCAGGTTCATGCTGGACAACCTGCACGGCAAGGACGACATCTTCGGCTTCGGGCACGACGTGATGCGCAGCAGATGGCTCAGGCTCAGCGCCGTCGTGTCGCGGTCCCGCCGCATCTCGCTGCAGAAGATCATGCCCCAGTACTGCACCTACTTCAACCGGGTCAGAGAGCCATCCCCAG CCTACGCATGGGTGAAGTGCGAGAGGGAGGAAGACGAAGACTGCTACGAGgcgctgctgaaggcgaagatcATCACGCGCTCCGGCGTCGAATATGAGGCGGGCAGCAGGTACACGAGGATCAGCCTCCTCAAGTCGGACGACGACTTCGACGTGCTCATGGAGAGGCTTCAGGATCTTGTCGATGCCGAGAAGTACGACGACGCTCCCAACGGTTCCAGCTCAATGTGA
- the LOC136455021 gene encoding uncharacterized protein: MYFDGSLMKTGTGAGLVFVSPLGVYMRYMVRIHFSSSNNVDEYEALINGLYIAVELGIQWLLVQGDSQLVINQVMKESSCHNAKMAVYCREVGQLEDKFDGLELNHNLRRLNIGDLVLRLV; encoded by the coding sequence atgtacttcgatggatcgctgatgaagacaGGCACCGGCGCTGGGCTGGTCTTTGTCTCACCCCTCGGGGTatacatgaggtacatggttcgcatccatttctcctcctccaataatgtggacgagtatgaggcactcatcaatggcctatacATCGCTGtcgagttgggtatccaatgGCTTCTCGTccagggcgactcccagctggtcattaaccaagttatgaaggaatcaagctgccacaatgccaagatggctgtatATTGCCGAGAAGTtggccagctggaggacaagttcgacggtctcgagctcaatcacaacCTAAGGCGtctcaacatcggggacctggtgctccgcctcgtctag